The Tubulanus polymorphus chromosome 3, tnTubPoly1.2, whole genome shotgun sequence nucleotide sequence GGTGAAGGATTTTGTGTCGAactcaatgttttaaatttcgaaatcggcAAAAACCGGCGTCATAGCATTTTCGGTCCAGGCGATTTCGACCCTAATTTCGCGTTTAAAGACAATATAATTCACGAACTATTCATTGGAAGTTAGCGGGATTATTTTCGTTAGAAGCAGGAAGCTATTAGCTTTCATAGGCCTATCATGCCTGGATTATCAAAATCGGACGAGAAATAACAAAATAGTAAGCGACTGAAGTTAGGTATGTTCATGTCCGCGCGGGACGCCACTATCGATTGTGACGACCATTATTGATTAGGAAAAGTGTGATGCGCATTTTTACTAAGCGTTTTGACATCGCGtagtaaaatcattcataatcCTGTCTATCAATGCAAATGAGCTAAAATCTTTTGGAATCAACCAATAAGATCGATCTTTATCACTTGGGGTTGGTTTAGTGTATAaatctgggtccagttccacagttctgagtttagatttgaccctgggttaaaacattgcaaatgaactaactttaactcagagttaactctaactcacaactgtggaactgggtcctgcattttagttgaagaaaatagaaatcgaaatataccatttttcaagagcaaAATTCGTCAGCTTAGGACCCGGAATAAGCGACGAATCATCAGAAATCGGAAGGTTTAGgatcttaaaattcaaatactgaagaccgcatgattttatttcgtgTCGGGGCTGAGCGATCGCTGCCGGAAAAGTCGATGTCTAAGTTTAAAGGAAGTAGTGGAAGGGTGATCgaaactgcagttagacctAGGTACTACGCATTTTCACgctactaacctaattgtggtcCGATGCGATTTAAATCGTGGGCCCAGCCATATGCAATTTGATTGATGTTTGCTTGTGAACCATATATATATGAGCCATCCacgttcccgtctcgacccgtTACTGTCTCGACCCGTTCTCGTCTCGACCCTACCGTACAATAGCGCCACCACAGTCGATTATTTGAACTAAAACACTACGGCGCGTATCGGAAAACTGTACGTACAGTGTACCGCGAACTGAACGCGGCGTCTTCTCACTTAGAAAATTATCGACTTGACAGATTAGTTCGATTTTCGACCGCAGCGGCGCTATACGACATTGGACAAAAGaaactttctaccttttgCTATAACCCGTTGTTAGAGCAATTTGTGTAATGTTGAAACCATCCACAAATCAATccaatgcgcatgcgcgaaTGCGctggacttagaaaattctgaGAAATATCCACGAAAATTGGGAATCGAACACGCAAGCACAagagttcaaattcaaattcaaaataactttattgatcctttaTGTTCAACATATACATCATTGGAttgacattttcaataaagtgGACAGGACAAACAAGAGACATggagaatagaaaaaaaaacaaaaataataatggaGCAGTTTAGAAGGAAATTTTAACATAATTAATGTAACAGAGAATAGgctataaacatatatacagtATCATGAATGCAGTAGGATAAGAGTATTAGACATTTATTAACTGCAGCCTATATATAAACTTACaatgaatatatacatacatatacgtatacatccacatacacacatatacacacatacatgTGTATCTATATAGTCCACTCAACCCAGAGTAAAGCGGTATCTGTATCCGTGTTTAATTAGAGTTGTGACGAAAGGTAGCTAGATCATTTACCAGGTTACATACAACTTTGCCTATTTCAGAATCATTGTTATAATTAGAGAAGAGGAGGGCGAATTGTTTATCAGGGTTTAGGGTTGAGAAGGAAGGGATTGATGTTGGTGAGATGTTTAGTACGGATTGTTGAGAGAGCAGTGCAGTCGAGAAGGAAATGTTTTTCGTCCtcaatttgatttgagttGCAGAGCTTACAGACGGATAGTATTTGAAACCGAATACTTTCATCTGTGATAAGAATACAATTTGTCCTGGAATAAGAAAGCTCGTCATTTTCAAACCCTTATCTTGCCTCAAATGATTATTCAGTTAATTTCCGGGGAGAGTTGTGGTGATTTAAGGTTTCGATTAGCATTTTACTACCGGCAAATCGTTAAAGAATGAAACAACTTCAAAATGTAAGAATCTGAAGTaatctgaaattcaaaataacaaatgaTCATTTTATGATCCGTATAAGAGGAGAGGAAACAATTATCTATATAGGATCTTCGCAGGGGTGGATTGAGAGGGGTGGATTGAGAAGGGTTGATTGAGAGGGTGGATTGAGAGGGGTGGATTGAGAGGGGTAATCCCCTTCTCAAAAAGGTGCCTTTTTAAGGCCGttattgaaatatctgaaaCCGAGGCGGAAAAATCGACCCATTTCTCGTGgttgatattgaatattaatgttttcatttttgttttcatttagcGGGGGCTAAGGCAAATTCGTGAGCAATCGACCCCGAAGTTCTTCCGCCCACATTTTAGTATTTTGTTTTCGATATGATCGGATTATGCCCCTTTTTACCAAAAATACAACCTCTGCCCTCTGAAATCCTGGGTCCACCCCTACTTGTTGGTCAGCGATTAGCATCACCAACTATTAAATGAAATCTCCTATTACACTTCATATTGGGTGTTTTACTTtctaaataaaattcaatacatcagacatttaataaaaaaaacccttatttcaataaaactggTTCCAGGTGTATTTTTCaggatttgaataaatatcgcCAAACGGTTTGCTACCAATACTTAGAAAACAATGCAGTCATCAAAGCGGATTTGCATGTGCCATGGCGTACACGAATTCGAAATAAACCtttatgagtttttttttgtcgtgtatcataaatctaaatatataaaacacaCAGTTGCGGTACTTAAAACGTGGCAACTCGACAACATGTTTGTTTTTCATCAAGTGACAAATTTTTGTAGCTAAGGCCCAAAGCATAATTTCATAGATCGTTTCAACCCTAAATCCAACACTGATGAGCGCTGTCAATGTGTTCATCTTATCATTTCGATTTGAAAAGATTCATTCTTAATCGTCTAGTTTATTTCTCATTCGCGAGTCAAAGATTCGCGAGTTCACAGTTCTTTGTTAATATTCTGATAAAATAACTCACTTTGTTAATAACTCTGATAAAAtgtcgaaaatgaactgattttaaaccAAGAATGCTTGTAGCAAAGTCCTACGTACGTGCTACAAGAAATTTGACTGTCCTTTGCGCGAGATCTGATCATTCCATTCATTACTATACTGAATATATCCGTATGGCAAAGAATCTATTGCCGATACCGGATACCTAAAGTTAGATCaatcaagatagaaaataaGGCAGATTCGTTTCAGGGATAGTAATTACAAACTCTCCACCAGCCTTCATGTTTGCTGATTACCATTTCTGGCCGAAACGAACGTGCCAGAACAGGGGCTGTGGAGCAGGGGAGGGTTAGGAGTCTTTAGTACCCTACCCCACCTCCACCCCCCGATATTTTGTTACCTCAGAAATTCcaattgtaaaaaatgttCCATATCCTCTTCAAATATTCTTTAAATATTCTTGGAGGAGAACCTTCTTAAAAAACTGTGTATGACGCTCTCAGTGTTCATCATCACTGCACGGGACGTTAGACACTGCTAGTCGAGCAGCAGTCAGTTGCACGGGATTTAAACCACTTAAACACTTCGGTCAGGACTTTGCTTACATTCTAAAGTCATCAAGACGGCGCCTGAAGAGTGCATTAAAATAGACcgaaatttcaaagttttccAGCCAAATCTGAAAACATATTTGCtaaaacaatttgaatatGCAAATTCACTGcagaaacatctgaaaatatgTAGAACTCAAATCGTTTTTTTACGTATCTTAAATCTCGTAATTTTACGTCCAATCCGATATGAATTAATGCGCGTAATATGCAAATTTACGACAAACACATTGTGCAACgaaagaattattattatccgATTAGAATCcgattattattttgaaatgaaatacctAAAATCGAGCACTTTTCGCTGAATTGTCTGCACACTCAAGTCTACAACAACATTCAGGTACAGTCAATTACTGAACGGTCGCTAATGTATCAAAAGTattgatattttaaatttcatttcgtaCCAATGAATCCATTGTAACTAATGTTATACCTTGCAGATATATTCGATGtgattcatttttcagaatGTTTACCAAAACTCTTTTCGTCGCCCTCGCCATTTTCATGGTCGTTGGAGCCGTCGCTGCCGAAGGTAATTTGATCTTTCGATTTGATATGAGTTTCATTCTGACGATTTTTCCCCGTCATACGAAGTCTTCTGTCTCCGTAAGGCGTGACGGTTGCGCGCACGTTATTTTGTTTGATCTTCTTATTCTTAGATAACGGTTCTGATTTAACTATTTGGTAACTTCAATTCCTGGACTTGGTTAGAAACGATTCATACCCGTTTTAAACAGGTCGCTATATATGTGGCAAACATTGACCTACTACGAGTAGAATTCCGTATCTTAATTCATTcaagttttcattttaatgagttttgaaataattttttgaggcatattttgttgttgttgatttgACGTTTGTATCCTTTGGATAACCACATATTTCTATACCCACGGATGCTCCTGCATAAACCATACACTGTTAAGAACGATACGGTATTTGATGCTTGGTACCGAATATTggtatttggaaaattgaaatcaagTAGACTCCAGAATAGACAGTCATAACTGAAATCGGATGTTGATCTTAAGTTGTGACGCATGTGtcgtattttttcaatttcagaagtCAAAATTGAGAAGAGAGGAATCCCTTGCACCTGCGTCGGCAACGGCAAAAGAGGAACCTGGTGGTTGTTCGGTGGACCAAACCATAACTGCTGTAAGGGTAGCGCATTGGCTATTGGAAAATGTTGCTATTAGTTGAATGACTGAATGTTTTCTATcctttgattattttgattttgtcagAAAACGTTCAAATAAAATTGTAAAAAGTACAAATCTCTAGTGATAATTAGCTGTTTAGATGCATAGGCCGAGTTTTGGCCTCGTCGTTCCGGTCTCTTGTCCTCGAGTCTAGTTGGCGCATTATCCTCTTCATTTATGTCGTGCCGCGCTCGTTATTTATTGTATTACGTTTAACTATTTCGTTCACTTacaaaattataatttttttaccttgacctttgactaAAGTTATAATTCTGATACGTAGGCTTCAGTATATACACTGATAAAATTGGGAAATTTGAAGTACATACATAATTTCCGGTTCTAAAAACGTTTTTGTCCGTCGTCGGCTCGGTGACCATTGTGTTAACTTGGTGATGTAGCAGAAGGTGTCCTTCCAATGATTGACGGACGAGGCCCGATTTTCACACGGGCAGCCGTGACCCAAGCCCGGACTCCAAGGATCTCGGGAATGCTACTGGCCCTTTGGCATCAGACTCAGAGTTGAAATATAAGCTTATCTGTTTTCTCAAAGAACAATAAAgggttttttttatcaatgaCAGTCACATTTGCAAACCACCTTTAAGTAGTGGTGAGGGCCGGTGTGCGGCCGCGTTCACAGATTTGTAATATGAAGGAGTGCTCCGAACATTGGAGCCGTTCAATCGCAACACCATTTTCCTTTACTGCTGCAATACATTTTTATTGACCTAGACGGCGCTGTAGTGGCAGAAAATGGCTGCGCCCATATAAACGACTATAAACCGGcaaaaggtagaaagtttctaaTGTCCGATCGACAGTACCGGTAGCGCCGCTACTTAGCAATAATAAGAACTAATGTTATTGACGATGTTTTGTTAAGTGGAAAGACGCCGAGTACCAGTATATATCcgataggttcgaatccccaatTTCTTCgggatgatttgattttaaaatagcgATCGTTTTAATAGATTTGGTGTACCTTATTAAACTTACCCACCGTCAACACACCTGCCGGATGTGAAACAGGGGACGTCCTATTCCAATGACGCTAAAGATTTTGTGTGAATTTTATGGTACTGTAACGGCGGTATGAATTAAATTCAGCTTAGACTGAGAGTAAAGTATTTTAAGGCAAACTCTAATGGGCTAACTGCACATCGTCGAAAGACTTCTCATCCATCGAtacttgataaaaatgaaataaaacatctagTTCCAATTATCTCATGTAagcataacatttattttgaaaatctcaaccatacatcaaaacattttaaagcCTTCTATATCAAATGCAATCTTTTGCTAACATAAACAATAGACAAATGGCCATATCTCTATCATATTAATTATATCACGAATGCTAAATATTGCgatattaattgaaatcgttcaaccaacaaatgaatttagttaacATAATATCATCACAAACCATTCATATCCTTGGCAAAGGACTTATAAGCTTTTAGAATATCCAAACAGGAAAACTTTAGTCTCATTTCTATGCGAGTAgaaatacattatcattatctttgcattatatataacatccatatctgtgcattatatatatgtttataatgtcatatctcttaataataatcaatccaataattagattaataatactaatttatttataaattaataattgGTAATTAAACTATCAACTCTGCTATAATTGAGTTACACATGAGGTAAAAAAATTATGGCATAAAAACTCCTGTCAGAGTAATAGAAGTAACTGtctaatacatgaaataacaCATTTTATACAATGAACTGAGCTCTgaatctgatgaaaatattcaatctgaGATCTTACGAATGATGTTATTTTAGCCCTCTACTTCTGAAAACTGAATAGCGCGCTGTGAACttcaacttcaaaacaaatttgttgAACAGCAGTGTATCGAAAAACTGTACGTACAGTGTACCGCGAACTGAACGCGGCGTCTTCTCACTTAGAAAATTATCGACTTGACAGATTAGTTCGATTTTCGACCGCAGCGGCGCTATACGACATTGGACAAAATTGGCTTATCTTACATATGGTTACAGCAATACACGGAAAATTATAAAACGCTCTCCAAGTACGTGAAACAAGTCCTCCGTGACCAACACGTACAAGAAATGCTTCAAAAAGTGAATGACGATCAGCAGTATGTTAATTTCAAACTATATAAGAACGATGTTAggcttgaaaaatatataactcAACTTGACGGAAGTCTTGTGCATAGCTTATTCGAATTCAGAATTGGTTcctatttattaccggtaaatAATCGATCGAACGCTCATATAGACCGAAGTGAAAGACTGTGCCCTGCCTGTAACACCGTAGGAGATGAGCTTCACTTCATTTATGACTGCACTTTGCTAAGTGATCTGCGTGATAATTCCATCCATTTAAGTATGTCCAGAAACTTGGAAATATTAAGGAATCCTACCCCACAACTAGCTAAATTTATCCAGTTAGGTTTAAGTTTATACAAATCCCTCCAGTGAATTGTGTATATACGTGTGATATATCTTgctgtatataattcaatctCTGTACTTGCTTTgtttgtaaatagttttattactgaaagtttgattttaaattttgttaattcctattttgttttgtatatatgtatataattctgttcatgttttgtaaatttttatattccatattttgtattcaatctTGCCTCCACGTACCATTCTTATGGTtggagtgaaataaatatcttatcttatcttatcttatcaaaagaaactttctaccttttgCTATAACCCGTTGTTAGAGCAATTTGTGTAATGTTGAAACCATCCACAAATCAATccaatgcgcatgcgcgaaTGCGctggacttagaaaattctgaGAAATATCCACGAAAATTGGGAATCGAACACGCAAGCACAagagttcaaattcaaattcaaaataactttattgatcctttaTGTTCAACATATACATCATTGGAttgacattt carries:
- the LOC141902553 gene encoding delta-actitoxin-Avd1h-like, with protein sequence MFTKTLFVALAIFMVVGAVAAEEVKIEKRGIPCTCVGNGKRGTWWLFGGPNHNCCKGSALAIGKCCY